The following DNA comes from Ricinus communis isolate WT05 ecotype wild-type chromosome 10, ASM1957865v1, whole genome shotgun sequence.
ACAATAGTCGTCCCCCTGGATTTGACCGGCCTGGCATCCAGAATCATTTCCAACAAAGCATGCAGGGAGGCCCACCACAGGAACAGCAGCAAGGAATTTTATCAGAGACTCCAATGCCTGAATACCCAGCAATGCATCCCATTCAACCACCTAATTTTGTTATACCAATAAATTCAAATCCACTGATGACACCTCAATACGGTCTTCCTCCTTTCCAACCTGAGGGAGCTCAGCCATTTTACGGTGCTCCCTATGAGATGGGGCAGATGGCTAGGCCAGATGCAACATCAGAAATTGGAGCAGAACAAGGATCTTTGCTGGGTTTCCCACCAGGTCCAGCAGGTGTGAATTTCATGTCAAATTATTCTCAGCCCTGGAATATGGGACCTGCAGCAGGAGGTCAGGGAATGCCAGATGGCTTTCCAAACCTGTCAGATTCTCGTGGAAATGCTGCATTTTACCAAGGTGAGTACGGGCGGAATCCAGGAGTTCTACCAATGATGCCTCCTCCCCCACCCTCCGCTAACAAGGGGATGGAAGCTGTGCAGGGTGGTAATGCCATGGATGCTAGAGACAGCAAAGGCATATTGGCACCACAGCCATTTCCACATCCGCCACCACCTCCCCCCCCCTTGCCTCACTCATCACAGCCTAAACGAGGTAAGTATTATTCCGGTGATATGGGGCATGATGGACAGAGTTTCGGATGGCAGCATGAAAATCGTGATGGCTTTGGAAGTGGCCAGGAGTAGAGAAACTTTTGCTTCTTGCGGCTatactataattttttgtaccagaatttttattcatttatgctgctttctcttctcttctgcctctcctccctctctctctctctctctctctctctctctctctgtggTTAGACTTCTATTCAATTGGTTAGTTAGCTAATAGTCTTTACTTTCCTGCTCTCTGCATCTTGTctattctcttttattttggcGGGGAACTTCTTTTAGCTGTTACAggaattactaattttttttaacacttGCATGAGTTGGTAATTGGAGTCTTTCCATAACCCCAGGCGATGAGTGGGACTGTTATGTGAGGGTACAGGAGTTGTGTAGTCTTGTTAGTAAGACGAGAACCATGATGCAAAATTCACACCATTTTGAGAGGGTAAGATTGGTTGTCAGGTGCTAGATGAATTGAGTTACGGATGATGTTAACCAAATTATGAGCGGAGAGCTTTCTCAACAAAATAGAGAGTTGCAAACATCTGGATTTTCAGATAGCTATAACACGAAAAATCTTGGATtactttttgtaaaaatagaaattgattTCTTTGGAATAATAAAACTGTTGAACTGATGAATTAGAAAGTTGTGCAAAGTTctcatttttcatttcaatGGGTGCTTTCAACGGGTTATATCAACTAACCACAGGCATAGGTCTTACCGGGTCTTTTTGTTTCTGTATTCTTTCTTGTCTCTTTGGGGATTCTTAAAATTGTCAATCCAGATAGATTGAATGGAAGCCCTAAAATGCAGTCATACAAGCATGTACCCATTAGCCCGATCTTTGGCTGGGAGATGAAAGCATGAAATATGGCTTCTCAGTCTCATTCtaagtttaaaaaatacattgtTTGTTTATGCTTTTTCTTGTACCTATTGATAGTGTGAAGCGAGAAGAGGGCTTAATtcaaatttctataaatattggTGCAGACTTCAATAGTTTTTATGGGTGGATAAGAGTTGTAAGATAGGGCTAGGAAAAGGCTACCTTGGGACAGTTTTCGGCCTTAGTTTGGAATTTTGGATGGAGAGACAAGACAGGACGATAAGACATTagtgttctttttcttttttcccccGATAGAAACGTAAGCTGGCATTATTAAGGGTTAAGAACACAGCAAAGCTCAATATAGACAGGTATTGCAACCAAATCAGGCCTAAAAGATTATCGACTCTAAATTATTCAAGACATCCTAATGTATATAGTCTTTTAAGATATAATACAAATCGATAGCCTCGAATCGCTGTCGGTCCAAAGGCCTAGAGAAGCAGGAAAAAGATTTGAGATGCTCCTGTGGTATCTTATAACGATGTGGACTGGAGCCTTCCATCAATGGTAAACCGGACAGTCACAACTCCGGTCAGGTGCCATGCGACTAAAAGTGTCTTAGtacaaaaatatttgattttaattttacagcACAACACAAATAGATAACAGTTTGTTTTCGATCTAATTTTCCACTCATCCAAATATTCCACTGGCAAAACCTTACACTAAAATATTCTCTTCTGTCTCGCCTGCTATCTcgtcttttaaaattctttttctatcaCTTAGAATGATTAATGTCACTTCTCTTCCTGTACTCCTAATACTTCCAAATTAGCTTAATACCTTCATGGCTTCATggcttcattttcattttttaatggCTTACTATTTAatctccaaataaaaaaattagtttccAGTCGCTCATTTTGAAATCCATTTTCCGCCTAAAATAAAGCACCAAAGTATTGATTTTATACAAACCTCAAAACCCccaaaaacaaagaagaaaagctaATGTTTTCTTCTGAATTTTTACTATAATTCGTGGTGGCAGTTGCTATACATTTTCTCTATCGATGCCGAAAGACTGGAAACAAAATCAAGATacaaaaatggaagaatttgttTTAACAGgccaataaaagaaaagaagaagaaagaaatagataaaTCTCCCACTCCCAAAAGCTCAATAAGAAGATGATGCTCACCCCAAGCACTCCTTGGCACCTTGCAAAGAAAACCAATTCCAAGgacagaaagaaaaagatacgTGGATGAAAAGAAATCAGCTTAGTTTCTGCTTTTCCAATATCCATTTTCTGATTCTGCCAATACACTCCACATCAAAATTCACATACAACTGCTGTGATTTCTCGTACCCCATCTTcacatatttatcaataaaatcttCATGCCTCTCATAGAGTGCAGGAATTGTGAGTGTGATAACAAGACCTAGCACACAGGCAACTGTAAAATCAGCATTTCAACCACGGAAAAGCAAGGTTActggtaaaataaaattataatcaaaaGAGAGGTGAAACTTACTGGTGTAACACAAAGAGACGAAATCAGTTAAACCACCAACAATGGATATCAGCAGCAGGTACCCAGCTACTTTGAAGAACAACCTTGTGTCCTTACCAAGGGCAATGTCTTGGGAAACTGAGAGGAAATCATTTACATGAGTGCGGATGAAAGATGCAACTTCATTTGCCATTTCTTCTGATAGATGCAACTCTGGTAAAGGTGGAGCAGGTCTGCACAGGGAGATGGGAAAAAGCATCGGTGAAGTCTCCAGGTTTTTTAAAgtgaataaagaaataatacgTGTGATCAAGCAGAAGTTTAAAGTTTGTCATTTCATTTCAAAGTATGCCAACGGAAGGCAGAAACTAAACTGAAAAGCTAACAAATGATAACATTAAGCAATAAACACAAACTCCATTTCAACCCAAAATCATTTGTCTTAAATCTTAGCGAATTAGGACTAGCTTTTCAAAGAAAACTAGTGATTAGTAGTTCCTTTCAGTTAAAATAATACCTGGTACTCACAATCAGAAAACGAAATGCAGGCAACTTGTTTTCAATTCAAGTTTCATTTGCAAGTAAACAGACTAGCTCAAAGACATTACTATCTGCCTCTGGTTTGATATGGCTAGACCACATAAGCTTTCAACCTAATTAGTTGGTAGATTTTGTATGGAAATGGGAtcataatcaaaatttatctatttttaggattgttGAACTCTCTACAACACATCCATGTCTTCTAGGACAACTAGGGTCGCCACTGTGAGCCTTAAAAAGGGCATTTGCAATGACTGATACCATCTTTATGTCCTAGCTCGAGGTAAGCTGATAAATAACCACctttgaaagatatatagaTGCCAAtcctaaaattataaataaactagaAAGAAGATTAACAAAGCAGAGAGATaaatattgctaaattaagATCAATGAAGGACCAGCAATTGATTATGGTGAATAGCAAAAGATTTTTGCATTTAACAATAGAATTTAATTCCTAAAATTTgtgattttcaaattcttcagAACTCAAGAAGGCAACCGTAAACTTAAATACTGGTTAAGGATGTTTTGAAAATTACCGGTTCAGAATGGCAGCAGATTTGGCCCAAAGAAAGAGAATGGCAACAAGGAGGAGAACAACACTGGAAAAAAGTGACAACAGAGTGTAACCAGATCTCTCAAACACCACCCAAGAAGCTAAAGCTGCTAATAATATCCCACCAGTAACATTCTTTTGCCTCCACAGTATCACATCTGCAACTGTAAAACGCAACAACAGTTGTAAGCCAAAAGCCCAAAATATCTCCATTTGGATCACAtacttttatctttaattcttCATTTGGAGTTTCTGAATATAAAGATCACAGAAAAACCAACACAAGATTAAAAACTTTGGAAGTactgtataaataaataaaattttaagtaaaGAAGGAGCTCTCCTACATTTATGAAATCAGACTAATGAATGAATGCTAACTAATGTCATACGACTGCCATTTCTTGAAACCATTTCAGCGTTCGTTTATGATGCTTGCCTAAAAATGCAACCCATCAACACGGAGTTAAGATTAATGTAGTCTTTACTACTacaaaaaagttttatttttgcttaccTAAACCTCCTCCAAGGATCTCATGAACAGTTGTTTGTCTATTAAACAATCGACCCGATGAACCCATTTAGATGGAAAgactaatagaaaaagaatctTGAACCCACTTCAGATCTAAAAACCCACCAAGAAACTgcggaagaaaagaaaaaagaagagatgTCCTTGAGCAGACGATCTtggaaaattagaaaaagagaaagaaaagaaaagaaaagaaaaaggaaacagaaATAGGTTGTCTAGACTTTCTATCTACAAATACGAATACAAAAGAATTTTGTCATAATTTTTGGCAATGGCATTGAGGTCCCATGTATATGTTAAAAATggaagagtgattgataactgttaaaaaagaaagatgtgGGTTGGTGAATGGTGATGGTGGTCTCTGCTTCCAGCCCAAAAGGCGTCAAACCGCCCATAGCTTTTTTTCTACCTTTTCAGCTCTTTCAGTTTTCCCACCATACaagtataaaaagaaaaaatacagatgctttttcttttaatactgAATATAAATGCTTGTATGCATATACGGTTACGAATACATActgtatattatttaattagagtGTCTGAATGggaccaaaaaaaaaaaagaagtaatttGGCAAATAGAGGCAGACATTCCTTGTGCAGTGACACAATCTGACTACTCAATATCTTCGCATGTGGTGTGGCAGC
Coding sequences within:
- the LOC8273445 gene encoding E3 ubiquitin-protein ligase HAKAI homolog isoform X1, coding for MLIRLSKPSSESGGGGAAKPLPVDTVTVACPDHLVLADLPVAKGIGAATAATLVKTAGRRSRRQLGERVHFCVRCDFPIAIYGRLSPCEHAFCLDCARSDSICYLCDERIQKIQTIKIMEGIFICAAPHCLKSFLKRTDFESHIQESHADLLQPNAEKENGNDTEVQSAKQYSVSDSTARAPTRPLISPGSNSLDSEDKARRQQSREQPLARPMMQPRPPFFGQGQNYPSDPQPDNSRPPGFDRPGIQNHFQQSMQGGPPQEQQQGILSETPMPEYPAMHPIQPPNFVIPINSNPLMTPQYGLPPFQPEGAQPFYGAPYEMGQMARPDATSEIGAEQGSLLGFPPGPAGVNFMSNYSQPWNMGPAAGGQGMPDGFPNLSDSRGNAAFYQGEYGRNPGVLPMMPPPPPSANKGMEAVQGGNAMDARDSKGILAPQPFPHPPPPPPPLPHSSQPKRGKYYSGDMGHDGQSFGWQHENRDGFGSGQE
- the LOC8273445 gene encoding E3 ubiquitin-protein ligase HAKAI homolog isoform X2 — encoded protein: MLIRLSKPSSESGGGGAAKPLPVDTVTVACPDHLVLADLPVAKGIGAATAATLVKTAGRRSRRQLGERVHFCVRCDFPIAIYGRLSPCEHAFCLDCARSDSICYLCDERIQKIQTIKIMEGIFICAAPHCLKSFLKRTDFESHIQESHADLLQPNAEKENDSEDKARRQQSREQPLARPMMQPRPPFFGQGQNYPSDPQPDNSRPPGFDRPGIQNHFQQSMQGGPPQEQQQGILSETPMPEYPAMHPIQPPNFVIPINSNPLMTPQYGLPPFQPEGAQPFYGAPYEMGQMARPDATSEIGAEQGSLLGFPPGPAGVNFMSNYSQPWNMGPAAGGQGMPDGFPNLSDSRGNAAFYQGEYGRNPGVLPMMPPPPPSANKGMEAVQGGNAMDARDSKGILAPQPFPHPPPPPPPLPHSSQPKRGKYYSGDMGHDGQSFGWQHENRDGFGSGQE
- the LOC8273444 gene encoding reticulon-like protein B12 — translated: MGSSGRLFNRQTTVHEILGGGLVADVILWRQKNVTGGILLAALASWVVFERSGYTLLSLFSSVVLLLVAILFLWAKSAAILNRPAPPLPELHLSEEMANEVASFIRTHVNDFLSVSQDIALGKDTRLFFKVAGYLLLISIVGGLTDFVSLCYTSLVITLTIPALYERHEDFIDKYVKMGYEKSQQLYVNFDVECIGRIRKWILEKQKLS